One Mauremys mutica isolate MM-2020 ecotype Southern chromosome 9, ASM2049712v1, whole genome shotgun sequence DNA segment encodes these proteins:
- the LOC123377660 gene encoding nuclear cap-binding protein subunit 2, with protein MSGVLSATLSGLNSDSYCEISQYRDQHFRGSRYLQEKALKFSSTLYVGNLSFYTTEEQIQELFSKCGDVKRIVMGLDKVKKTPCGFCFVEYYTRADAEHAMRFINGTRLDDRIIRTDWDAGFKEGRQFGRGKTGGQVRDEYRTDYDVGRGGFGKIIQMQKTNHQTIIY; from the exons ATGTCGGGGGTGCTGAGCGCCACGCTGAGCGGCCTCAACAGCGACTCCTACTGCGAGATCAGCCAGTACCGGGACCAGCACTTCCGG GGTAGCCGATACCTACAGGAGAAGGCCCTGAAGTTCTCTTCCACACTGTATGTGGGCAACCTGTCCTTTTACACCACCGAGGAGCAGATCCAGGAGCTCTTCTCCAAATGCGGAGATGTCAAGAGGATTGTCATGGGGCTAGACAAGGTCAAGAAAACCCCTTGTGGCTTCTGCTTTGTGGA ATATTACACAAGAGCAGATGCTGAGCATGCAATGAGGTTTATCAATGGCACCCGACTGGATGACCGGATCATCAGGACTGACTGGGATGCAGGGTTTAAGGAGGGACGACAGTTTGGAAGAGGAAagactggaggacag GTGAGAGACGAGTACCGGACAGACTATGATGTGGGAAGAGGTGGCTTTGGCAAGATCATTCAGATGCAGAAAACCAATCACCAGACTATAATCTACTAG